The following coding sequences are from one Dama dama isolate Ldn47 chromosome 8, ASM3311817v1, whole genome shotgun sequence window:
- the LOC133060350 gene encoding H/ACA ribonucleoprotein complex subunit 3-like → MFLRYYYSGQGDQVYTLKKPDSMGQKTPWVYTAQFSLDDKYSQDEITIKKCFKVLMTQQPRPVL, encoded by the coding sequence ATGTTTCTCCGGTATTACTACAGTGGGCAGGGAGACCAGGTCTACACGCTGAAGAAGCCTGACTCTATGGGACAAAAGACCCCCTGGGTCTATACCGCTCAATTCTCCCTGGACGACAAATACTCTCAAGATGAAATCACCATCAAGAAATGCTTCAAGGTGCTCATGACCCAGCAACCTCGGCCCGTCCTCTGA